The proteins below are encoded in one region of Sphingobacterium sp. R2:
- a CDS encoding acyltransferase, translating into MIESPKPYYPVLDGLRGIAAIVVVTFHLAEPLATGHLDILVNHGYLAVDFFFLLSGFVISHAYDNRWQEMSMANFFKRRIARLQPMVVLGMTLGAIGFYFTDSAIWPLIDTVPLWKLLLVMFIGYTLFPVPLTLDIRGWQEMHPLNSVGWSLFFEYIANFLYAIWVRKFSERSLSILVAISGVALVHMAITSPNGDVSGGWTLNVEHVRIGFIRTMYPFFAGLLMARVAQPVKIKNALLWCALLLTIILYMPRIGGDEKLWMNALYESVCIILLFPLIVYLGAGAGKLNKTENKLSRFLGDISYSLYMVHYPLVYFYVAWISNNNGVTINKAWPYAIVILFGSLILAYASLKWYDEPLRKWLRKKMAHKNQ; encoded by the coding sequence ATGATAGAATCTCCTAAACCGTACTATCCGGTATTGGACGGCCTTCGAGGAATTGCAGCAATTGTAGTCGTTACCTTTCATCTTGCAGAACCGCTGGCGACAGGGCATCTGGACATATTGGTCAACCACGGTTATTTGGCGGTGGATTTTTTCTTCCTGCTATCCGGCTTCGTGATCAGTCACGCCTACGATAACAGATGGCAGGAGATGAGCATGGCGAATTTCTTTAAGCGTAGGATTGCCAGACTGCAACCCATGGTTGTGCTGGGCATGACCTTGGGGGCAATCGGTTTCTATTTCACAGATTCAGCGATATGGCCACTGATAGATACTGTCCCTTTATGGAAACTATTGTTGGTGATGTTTATTGGATACACCCTATTCCCTGTTCCCCTAACTCTTGATATACGGGGTTGGCAGGAAATGCATCCACTAAATAGTGTCGGATGGTCACTTTTCTTCGAATATATTGCCAATTTCCTATACGCTATTTGGGTCCGAAAATTCTCAGAGAGATCCTTGTCGATTTTGGTAGCGATATCGGGCGTAGCACTTGTCCACATGGCGATAACCAGTCCCAATGGAGATGTCAGCGGAGGGTGGACCCTAAATGTCGAACACGTAAGAATTGGTTTTATCCGTACTATGTATCCTTTCTTTGCGGGACTTCTGATGGCTAGGGTAGCTCAACCCGTAAAAATTAAGAATGCATTATTATGGTGTGCACTCCTGCTTACAATCATTTTGTATATGCCACGCATTGGTGGCGACGAAAAACTGTGGATGAATGCATTGTATGAATCGGTTTGCATTATATTGCTGTTTCCACTTATTGTTTATCTTGGTGCAGGAGCTGGTAAACTCAACAAAACTGAAAATAAACTAAGTAGGTTTTTGGGAGACATTTCTTATTCGCTTTATATGGTACATTACCCTCTGGTATATTTTTATGTTGCATGGATCAGTAATAACAACGGTGTCACTATTAATAAAGCCTGGCCATATGCAATTGTCATTCTATTTGGTAGTCTCATTTTGGCATATGCGAGCTTAAAATGGTATGATGAACCCTTGCGGAAGTGGTTAAGAAAGAAAATGGCACACAAAAACCAATGA
- a CDS encoding transposase, with protein MRKTIYTTNPIEGMDRQIRKITSSKCAFNAENAFMKLIFLIIKHISKKWRKSVYNWGLNISQLYIKIGDRLKKGKKGREVL; from the coding sequence GTGCGTAAGACAATCTATACCACTAATCCTATTGAAGGAATGGACCGTCAGATCCGAAAAATAACGAGTTCTAAATGTGCATTCAATGCTGAGAATGCTTTTATGAAGCTGATTTTTCTGATAATAAAACACATCTCTAAGAAGTGGAGAAAGTCAGTGTATAACTGGGGCTTGAACATATCCCAACTTTACATTAAAATTGGGGATAGGCTCAAAAAAGGGAAAAAGGGGAGAGAGGTGCTGTAA
- a CDS encoding lantibiotic dehydratase: MYRLVKPADFFIIRNPRLPISFFDRVNNCKTELEFWDFIVEFFKDPQLLDAIAIASQDLFNQLETLLNKPFTQETRNILPSIYKYISRMSNRPTPFGKFSSISIGNISNVNTKLVLNNKFLSKYRLDYASQEIINKQLLNDEIAIEKIIFYPNSTLVNNGDNFSYIEYTEHFSDRKFNWSRINSNILINTVIANTSKGKTIKQIINPIGQFGVTEVQARKFIFELIEHKILIPETDPITTVDSLDNFFNRALNISKGTNFYNSIIELSEILANSEPEGISSSKCIIKEAFSSLFHKDPKNLFQVDSMRKMTEGNLNDIEISIIIREIFELIHLNHNKRADDLQLFTKKFYSRYGDQEIPLMEALDFEQGIGYGTQASILERELPLLNGLTGSQTNNIPDYSEFVESIVEKYSGKPDYSKRSIELKEKDFEIFGKNNSEKNKLPLGLYIFGNLLETKSDIKDFRFHLKGCGGSSSLPLLTRFSYLDETLKTKLLKLAREEQNQLNETILAEIVFYPKSNAGNILARPSLYEYEIPIIGQAAVDKDHTIPLSDIYLKTVNGKVILRSKNLNKRILPRLSSAHNFHYGMTIYRFLCDVQQQENSIKISWDWHPNTKKNFFPRICYKHLILSRAEWHIPHIEFRTLNLRDANEKIEYFIKKYQLPTKVLIANGDNEVLIDLGNEIGKQIFLKELNHKDLRLIENIYDEFSSPVVNSDGEVLSNEVIIPIIGNSTRGSSTLPIQSESNIKRTFVPGSEWLYLKIYCGERESDRIIQEELQRIVQGLKQHDKIQKWFYIRYADPEPHLRVRFQLNGELESTFLIVSKSINNILEPLIKSRRISKFMIDTYERELERYGFSNIENCESIFHLESETISKLLPYIKREGESLRWKLALGMTKNLLSAFNYTIAEQISLLNLWRDRFLKEFDTVPKLKYKLDKNFREKKDEISSFMKIENTNYCSILNEYKAQMTLVAEKCNKNKDFQMMNLRIIGSLTHMLLNRIFFTKQREQEMVIYHFLVKILNCEFKRTEC, translated from the coding sequence ATGTATAGGCTTGTTAAACCTGCAGATTTCTTTATAATTAGAAACCCAAGATTGCCAATTAGCTTTTTCGATAGAGTGAATAATTGCAAGACTGAATTGGAATTTTGGGATTTTATCGTTGAATTTTTCAAAGATCCACAGTTGCTTGATGCAATTGCTATAGCCAGTCAAGACCTTTTTAATCAATTAGAAACATTATTAAATAAACCCTTTACACAGGAAACTAGGAATATATTGCCGTCAATATATAAATACATCAGTAGAATGTCTAACCGCCCTACTCCATTTGGAAAGTTTTCATCTATTTCAATCGGGAATATTTCAAATGTAAATACCAAACTTGTTTTAAACAACAAGTTTCTTTCTAAATACCGTTTGGATTATGCGAGCCAGGAAATTATAAATAAACAGTTATTAAACGATGAAATTGCGATTGAGAAAATAATCTTTTATCCAAATTCAACGCTCGTCAATAATGGCGACAACTTCTCATACATCGAATATACAGAGCATTTTTCTGACAGAAAATTTAACTGGTCGAGGATTAACTCAAACATTTTAATCAATACAGTAATTGCCAATACGAGCAAAGGGAAAACAATCAAACAAATAATAAATCCTATTGGACAGTTTGGGGTAACAGAAGTTCAGGCTAGAAAATTTATATTTGAGCTAATTGAGCATAAAATTCTCATACCAGAGACTGATCCTATTACTACAGTTGATAGCTTAGATAATTTTTTCAATAGAGCCCTTAATATATCTAAGGGAACAAATTTTTATAATAGTATTATTGAACTTTCGGAAATTTTAGCTAATAGTGAGCCAGAGGGAATCAGCTCATCGAAATGTATTATAAAGGAGGCTTTTTCGAGTTTATTTCATAAAGATCCCAAAAATTTGTTCCAAGTGGATTCAATGAGAAAAATGACCGAAGGCAATCTAAATGATATTGAAATTTCAATTATAATACGCGAGATATTCGAATTAATACATTTAAATCATAATAAAAGAGCTGACGATCTACAACTTTTCACAAAGAAATTTTACTCACGATATGGAGATCAGGAAATACCCTTGATGGAGGCTTTAGATTTTGAACAAGGTATTGGATATGGTACTCAAGCCTCAATTTTAGAAAGAGAACTCCCACTGCTAAATGGACTAACTGGCAGTCAAACAAACAATATCCCCGATTATTCTGAATTTGTTGAATCAATTGTAGAAAAGTATTCTGGAAAGCCAGATTATAGTAAACGTTCAATAGAACTGAAAGAAAAAGACTTTGAGATATTTGGGAAGAATAATTCAGAAAAAAACAAGTTACCCCTTGGCTTATATATATTCGGTAACCTATTAGAAACAAAATCTGATATTAAGGATTTCAGATTTCATTTAAAAGGTTGTGGAGGCTCATCGTCTTTACCGTTGCTAACCCGTTTTTCATATCTTGATGAGACACTAAAGACCAAACTTTTAAAGCTTGCACGAGAAGAACAAAACCAATTAAATGAAACTATTCTGGCAGAGATCGTATTTTATCCTAAATCCAATGCCGGAAACATTCTTGCAAGGCCAAGTTTATACGAATATGAAATTCCTATTATTGGTCAAGCTGCCGTTGATAAGGATCATACAATACCATTAAGTGATATATATTTAAAAACAGTAAACGGAAAGGTAATTTTAAGATCAAAAAATCTAAATAAACGTATACTTCCTAGACTCAGCAGCGCGCATAACTTCCATTATGGAATGACTATTTATAGATTTTTATGTGATGTTCAACAACAAGAAAATTCCATTAAAATTTCTTGGGATTGGCATCCAAATACAAAAAAAAATTTCTTTCCCAGAATATGCTATAAGCATCTTATTCTTTCCCGTGCCGAATGGCATATCCCACATATAGAATTTAGGACTTTGAATCTTAGGGATGCTAATGAAAAAATCGAATATTTTATAAAAAAATACCAGCTTCCTACAAAAGTTTTAATCGCCAATGGAGACAATGAAGTTTTAATTGATCTAGGTAACGAAATCGGGAAACAGATCTTTTTAAAAGAGTTGAATCATAAGGATCTAAGGCTAATTGAAAATATTTATGATGAATTTAGTAGCCCAGTTGTTAATTCTGACGGCGAAGTATTGTCCAATGAAGTGATTATTCCAATTATTGGAAATTCCACTAGAGGTTCCTCTACCCTGCCTATTCAGTCCGAAAGTAATATTAAGCGAACATTTGTTCCGGGAAGCGAATGGCTATATCTCAAAATTTATTGTGGTGAAAGAGAAAGCGATAGGATCATTCAAGAAGAATTGCAACGGATAGTTCAAGGGCTAAAGCAACATGATAAAATTCAAAAATGGTTTTATATCAGATATGCCGATCCAGAACCGCATCTGCGCGTACGATTTCAATTAAATGGAGAATTGGAAAGTACATTTTTAATAGTCTCGAAAAGTATCAACAATATCTTGGAGCCATTAATTAAAAGTCGCCGCATTTCAAAGTTCATGATTGATACTTATGAACGGGAACTTGAACGTTATGGTTTCTCAAACATTGAAAATTGCGAATCTATATTCCATTTAGAGAGTGAAACGATTTCCAAATTATTACCCTATATTAAACGTGAAGGTGAAAGCCTTAGATGGAAGCTGGCATTAGGAATGACGAAGAATCTTCTTTCAGCATTCAATTATACAATTGCTGAACAAATATCATTGCTTAATTTATGGAGAGACCGTTTTCTTAAGGAATTTGACACTGTACCAAAATTAAAGTACAAACTGGATAAAAATTTCCGGGAAAAGAAGGATGAAATCTCTTCATTTATGAAAATAGAAAACACTAATTATTGCTCGATACTCAATGAATATAAGGCCCAAATGACTTTAGTCGCAGAGAAATGCAATAAGAATAAAGATTTTCAAATGATGAACTTAAGAATAATTGGCTCTCTAACACACATGCTTTTGAATAGAATTTTCTTCACCAAACAAAGAGAACAGGAAATGGTAATTTACCATTTCCTTGTTAAGATCTTAAATTGTGAGTTCAAGAGAACTGAATGTTAA
- a CDS encoding LytTR family DNA-binding domain-containing protein yields MIKCIVIDDEQLAQEILVSHLEKIPDIEIVGVFNNAFDAMKVLRSNEINLVFCDIQMPDLDGVNFLKSLKNPPLFVFVTGDPSHAIEGYQLNVLDYILKPFGVDRLLQTIEKAQAYLNLEKGTKPELNFLIIKDRSNIIITPYDEVYSIKADKDYVWVETLEKTYHVWKKLMEMEESLVNAKQFIRVHKSYIINLDYAKQVEGNIIKMRGSLDDVPIGGQYKAELFKRLGLTGG; encoded by the coding sequence ATGATTAAATGTATTGTAATTGATGATGAACAACTGGCACAGGAAATACTCGTGTCTCATTTAGAGAAAATTCCCGATATAGAAATTGTGGGAGTATTTAATAATGCATTTGATGCAATGAAAGTGTTAAGATCAAACGAAATAAATCTGGTATTCTGTGATATTCAAATGCCTGATTTGGATGGTGTTAATTTTCTTAAAAGCCTTAAAAATCCTCCTTTATTTGTATTTGTTACTGGTGATCCATCACATGCTATCGAAGGATATCAATTAAATGTCTTAGATTATATACTTAAGCCATTTGGCGTAGATCGTCTTTTACAGACTATAGAAAAAGCCCAGGCGTACTTAAACCTGGAGAAGGGAACCAAACCGGAACTGAACTTTCTTATAATTAAAGATAGGTCAAATATTATCATTACACCTTACGATGAAGTATATTCAATCAAGGCAGATAAGGATTACGTATGGGTTGAAACATTGGAAAAAACGTACCATGTGTGGAAAAAACTAATGGAAATGGAAGAATCCTTGGTCAATGCAAAGCAGTTTATCCGAGTGCACAAATCTTACATCATTAATCTAGATTATGCTAAGCAAGTTGAAGGTAATATAATAAAAATGAGAGGCAGTTTGGACGATGTGCCAATTGGTGGTCAATATAAAGCAGAATTGTTTAAACGATTGGGATTAACGGGAGGTTAA
- a CDS encoding sensor histidine kinase, protein MRSEVIWGKWYTPFVRVIVHIIFWMLVFFTYYFTYRRLGGNYIWILVAKELFVTTSLFYSGIWLISKWIEKRKVLPLIIFIILSYIWWLNITYFACDFLTDFELKEGSGIYKYVKFFTSDGYFGIYRLKKFPGAFPDYLTLVSLPLTPKLVKHLIVQGNKMLLLEKNQAELELEKANLELKTTNLELDKANLERDNLKMELEILKSQISPHFLFNTLNSIYRLAEKGEPSTPNTIMKLSNMLRYLLYQTNDDKIFIAKEIQFLNDYLDLIQIRFGNDINLNFNIEKIKEPYRIVPLMLLPFIENAIKHGPERSRADAWIDVSLTIDSGVLKFVVANGVNKSSTEPPKGGIGLKNVNRRLELRYKDRYKLDISDNLNSYTVVLEIEL, encoded by the coding sequence ATGAGAAGTGAAGTTATTTGGGGGAAATGGTATACGCCTTTCGTAAGGGTGATCGTGCATATAATTTTTTGGATGTTAGTCTTTTTTACGTATTATTTTACTTATAGAAGGCTAGGAGGGAACTATATCTGGATTTTAGTAGCAAAAGAACTTTTTGTCACTACATCCTTGTTCTATTCCGGTATTTGGCTTATTTCAAAATGGATAGAAAAAAGAAAAGTACTTCCCCTCATAATATTTATAATCCTATCATATATCTGGTGGTTAAATATTACTTATTTTGCATGTGACTTTCTTACTGACTTTGAATTAAAGGAAGGTAGTGGCATTTATAAGTATGTGAAATTTTTTACCAGTGATGGATATTTCGGTATTTATCGACTTAAAAAATTTCCTGGTGCATTTCCTGATTATTTAACCCTTGTATCCCTACCATTAACACCAAAATTGGTTAAGCATCTTATTGTTCAAGGCAACAAGATGCTCTTATTAGAAAAGAACCAGGCAGAACTCGAACTTGAAAAAGCAAATTTAGAATTAAAGACTACTAATCTTGAATTAGATAAAGCAAATCTGGAACGAGATAACCTTAAGATGGAACTAGAAATTCTTAAATCTCAGATCTCTCCCCATTTTTTATTTAATACGTTAAATAGCATATATAGGCTGGCTGAAAAAGGAGAACCCAGTACTCCTAATACCATAATGAAACTGTCTAATATGTTACGGTATTTGCTTTATCAGACCAATGATGATAAAATATTCATCGCAAAAGAAATTCAGTTTTTAAATGATTATCTGGACCTTATCCAGATCAGATTTGGTAATGACATAAATCTGAATTTTAATATAGAAAAGATAAAGGAACCTTATCGAATAGTCCCATTAATGCTATTGCCTTTTATCGAAAATGCGATCAAACATGGACCGGAAAGAAGCAGAGCAGATGCATGGATTGATGTTTCATTAACAATTGATTCAGGTGTATTGAAATTCGTAGTTGCTAATGGAGTAAATAAAAGCAGTACCGAACCACCAAAAGGTGGCATTGGATTGAAAAATGTTAATAGGAGACTGGAACTTAGGTATAAGGATAGATATAAATTAGACATATCTGATAATCTGAATAGTTACACTGTCGTACTTGAAATTGAATTGTAA
- a CDS encoding M12 family metallopeptidase, which yields MSDYFLTLINTIMIRKTLNLKTLSLLMIALLLSCSKDKIADQPKHIQEIAKQTKGEFITLESGATVEKRGENYFIEGDILLTPSQFELIKTNNSFEAVAKEDLDQPYQNASPASSGRLFRTNPNTKSVGVHPNENRMWAMVRYTVNSNVSAGARLAISAAIQHIESTTNIRFYNATGQPTYDSQWGFYYPYIEFFHGTSTNPSAWNAEGNWSTVGRWDAVKNPGTQGRGDAGQWLSLQQDESMGPFLPSFSVPMGVVAHEIMHAIGLYHEHTRPDRDNTITVHPDRCRLTGDDYKTNFDKRTGNYFMFGSSVDLNSIMMYGMTDFAKDANFPVITLNAGGTYPVNRTALSDLDRAYANYFYLPYIARSDVYRELAPTVYKSDNTVMTAQERSSLQAYLNNGNPNPPNCCRLTNNHTNL from the coding sequence ATGTCTGATTATTTTTTAACCTTAATAAACACTATTATGATTAGGAAAACGCTTAATTTGAAAACTCTATCATTATTGATGATAGCTTTACTTTTGTCTTGCAGTAAGGATAAGATAGCTGACCAACCAAAACATATTCAAGAAATAGCGAAGCAGACTAAAGGTGAATTTATTACCCTAGAGTCTGGGGCAACGGTTGAAAAACGTGGTGAGAATTATTTTATCGAAGGTGACATCTTACTGACACCTAGTCAATTTGAATTGATAAAAACGAATAATTCTTTTGAAGCGGTTGCCAAAGAAGATTTGGATCAACCTTATCAAAACGCTTCACCGGCATCTTCGGGTAGATTATTTAGAACAAATCCCAATACCAAAAGTGTTGGTGTTCACCCAAATGAAAATAGAATGTGGGCTATGGTAAGATATACTGTAAATTCCAATGTCAGCGCTGGAGCAAGGTTAGCCATTAGTGCCGCTATTCAACACATTGAATCAACAACAAATATAAGGTTTTACAATGCAACAGGTCAGCCGACTTATGATTCTCAATGGGGATTTTATTATCCCTACATCGAATTCTTTCATGGTACTTCTACTAATCCTAGTGCTTGGAATGCAGAAGGAAATTGGTCAACTGTTGGGAGATGGGATGCCGTTAAGAATCCAGGGACACAGGGTCGAGGAGATGCTGGTCAATGGTTAAGCCTTCAGCAGGATGAATCAATGGGGCCTTTTTTGCCATCTTTTTCAGTTCCTATGGGTGTTGTGGCGCACGAAATTATGCATGCCATTGGTTTATACCACGAGCATACTAGACCTGATCGCGACAATACCATTACTGTCCATCCTGATAGATGTAGGCTAACTGGTGATGATTATAAAACGAATTTTGATAAGCGGACAGGGAATTATTTTATGTTTGGAAGTAGTGTTGATCTAAATTCAATTATGATGTATGGTATGACCGATTTCGCTAAAGATGCTAATTTTCCTGTGATTACATTAAATGCAGGGGGGACTTATCCTGTTAATAGAACTGCGCTATCAGATTTGGATAGGGCGTATGCTAACTATTTCTATTTACCATATATAGCCAGATCAGACGTTTATAGAGAATTGGCTCCAACTGTTTATAAATCTGATAATACTGTAATGACTGCTCAAGAACGATCGAGTTTGCAAGCATATTTGAATAATGGTAATCCTAATCCTCCAAATTGTTGTAGGTTAACAAATAATCACACAAATTTATAA
- a CDS encoding clostripain-related cysteine peptidase: MRFILSSIIFVFLFFSCKKDDPVEPPKIKYDHTIIVVMEANNNLRQYALDNINDMEIAANSFKNAAVLVYLRSSNDEAILLRVKFDEDLKVIASDTIKKYAISNSSPQQLNMAINDSKELFPAESYGLILWSHATSWAPPISKRIETRSFGEDQGKQMDIIDLKNSIPSGFEYIIFDACNMASIEVLWEFKEKTKYIIASPTEVLASGFPYRKVLPYLASKEPDLINVANQYFEHYSSYTGQMQSASVTLLNTAELSKLSSLCADLYLKNKSVGIPIRVNVQRLDYTADFPVPAFDFVNYLEVNFPLSELDPIKKQLEKTIIYKNATDQFLGKPIKAFSGFACFIPESEDFYLNYYRTLNWYKDSGTNVLF; this comes from the coding sequence ATGAGATTTATACTAAGTTCTATAATATTTGTGTTTCTTTTCTTTTCGTGTAAAAAAGATGATCCTGTTGAACCTCCAAAAATTAAATACGATCATACGATTATTGTCGTCATGGAGGCTAACAATAATTTAAGACAATACGCACTTGATAATATTAATGATATGGAAATAGCAGCTAATTCTTTTAAAAACGCTGCTGTTTTAGTTTACCTCCGTTCAAGTAATGATGAAGCAATTCTTCTTCGAGTGAAATTTGATGAGGACTTAAAAGTAATAGCTAGTGATACAATAAAGAAGTATGCCATTTCAAATAGTAGTCCACAACAATTGAATATGGCAATCAATGATAGCAAGGAATTATTCCCTGCAGAAAGCTATGGTTTAATTTTGTGGTCTCACGCGACCTCATGGGCACCACCTATTTCAAAACGGATAGAAACACGGTCCTTTGGAGAAGATCAGGGAAAACAGATGGATATTATTGATTTGAAAAATTCAATTCCATCAGGATTCGAATACATTATATTTGACGCCTGCAACATGGCAAGTATAGAAGTTCTTTGGGAATTTAAGGAAAAGACGAAATACATTATTGCATCTCCAACAGAAGTATTAGCAAGTGGCTTTCCTTATAGAAAAGTGTTACCTTATCTTGCCTCTAAGGAGCCTGATTTAATAAATGTTGCAAATCAGTATTTTGAACACTATAGTTCTTATACAGGTCAAATGCAATCTGCATCTGTTACATTGCTTAACACAGCAGAACTTTCTAAACTTTCAAGTTTATGTGCTGATCTATATTTAAAAAATAAGTCGGTTGGTATACCAATTAGGGTTAATGTCCAAAGATTAGATTACACAGCGGATTTTCCAGTGCCTGCATTTGATTTTGTAAATTATCTGGAGGTAAATTTTCCTCTTTCGGAGCTTGATCCTATTAAAAAGCAGCTAGAGAAAACGATTATTTATAAGAACGCTACAGATCAATTTTTAGGAAAGCCAATTAAGGCTTTTTCTGGGTTCGCCTGTTTTATTCCGGAATCTGAGGATTTTTATTTAAACTATTATCGTACCCTTAATTGGTATAAAGATAGTGGTACTAATGTGTTATTTTAG
- a CDS encoding M12 family metallopeptidase: protein MLILSMVVVSSCKKDGISGDSPNQEDVKLNYELKYTDQQLKNWKETGSPFLETQQKNASNTKIEKHIPSQGGVFDPIPVGTKAYGPHPYQNRYWSMVRLKLAIPGTTTDNQLLKARVVQAINGIQANTNVRFYNSINDLEKDPTWGFVYPNVHIHVSSDAKKGASFVGLQGGEQYIYLPITATKEFIMRALVNAAGMYNEQQRNDRDTYVNINTANVDPVNRYQFDKITSNFYSMGSFDFNSITLAGSTELSNNGQRSIWKKDNTDIVANTTLSDLDRGFLNYFYLPYIARTDTYRELATTVYDGNNNILTTQQRADLEYYINNGASNPGTSGRSPIVPW from the coding sequence ATGTTGATTTTGTCTATGGTGGTGGTATCCTCCTGTAAGAAGGATGGAATATCAGGAGATAGCCCGAATCAAGAAGATGTAAAGTTGAATTATGAGTTGAAATACACTGATCAGCAACTTAAAAATTGGAAGGAAACTGGAAGTCCATTTTTGGAAACTCAACAGAAAAATGCTTCGAATACCAAAATAGAAAAGCACATCCCTTCCCAAGGAGGCGTGTTTGATCCTATTCCTGTCGGAACCAAAGCGTATGGGCCACATCCTTATCAAAATAGATATTGGTCAATGGTCAGGCTTAAATTGGCGATACCGGGAACAACTACAGACAATCAACTCTTAAAGGCAAGAGTTGTTCAAGCCATTAATGGGATCCAGGCAAATACGAATGTTCGGTTCTATAATTCCATCAATGATCTTGAAAAAGATCCTACATGGGGATTTGTTTATCCAAACGTTCACATCCATGTTTCATCAGATGCAAAGAAAGGAGCCTCATTTGTTGGGTTACAAGGCGGAGAACAATATATTTACTTACCAATCACCGCTACAAAAGAATTTATAATGAGAGCGTTGGTAAATGCCGCAGGGATGTACAATGAACAACAGCGTAATGATCGAGATACCTATGTAAATATCAACACTGCTAATGTCGATCCTGTTAATCGCTATCAATTTGATAAGATCACATCAAACTTTTATAGTATGGGTTCTTTTGATTTTAATTCAATTACTCTTGCTGGGTCTACAGAGTTATCTAATAACGGTCAGAGAAGTATTTGGAAGAAAGATAATACTGATATTGTAGCTAATACTACGTTATCTGACCTGGATAGAGGCTTTTTAAATTATTTTTACCTTCCATATATTGCCAGGACTGATACATATAGAGAGTTAGCCACGACAGTGTATGATGGTAATAACAACATTCTTACAACGCAACAAAGGGCTGATCTCGAATACTATATAAATAACGGAGCTTCTAATCCAGGCACTTCAGGTAGAAGTCCTATCGTTCCATGGTAA